A DNA window from Acidobacteriota bacterium contains the following coding sequences:
- a CDS encoding HAMP domain-containing protein, whose protein sequence is MRFFNTFRGRLLLILAVLLIATLGVQYYLNLRTQNENTELREKQEQAIAAGFALGLTGMTAEKDRLQDFVDVPGQRFLDENARERIRDIIIIDNEWKIIDSLDPELLPVAEENGDVTYKHLPELTSLPPLVEDSRLNDDLKYFPNKRSSANKFDDDEAHAIPIETSKGRWYVMVLIKNHKSESAWRAAQPLVYTLGTLVVSSLITFLLVWRFARPIANLSNAAREVAEGNLKVRVPDAHRYDEMGRLALNFNEMAAELEKTRELQAQLQQAEKSAVVGRLGSAIAHEIRNPLNYINLTLDHLRSKYAPADEEKKATFDKLTLQLKGEVARINQQISDFLNYSRPAKADLKPVGARKVIEDSLRIAEAEAEEKNVTIGIVEHENVPEIMGDPEFLRSVFNNLFINAIQSMESTGGHLGIKISPDENGEFVNFEITDTGNGISPENLSKIFEPYFSTKETGTGLGLAIVQKIVETHNGKIEVESAVGAGTKFTVKLPKADN, encoded by the coding sequence ATGAGATTTTTTAATACATTCCGCGGACGTCTGCTGCTGATACTAGCTGTATTACTGATCGCAACTCTCGGCGTCCAGTACTATCTCAACCTTCGCACGCAGAACGAGAACACCGAACTCCGCGAAAAACAGGAACAAGCGATCGCCGCCGGTTTTGCTCTCGGATTGACGGGAATGACGGCTGAAAAGGACCGCCTTCAGGATTTTGTTGACGTTCCGGGGCAGCGATTTTTAGACGAGAATGCACGCGAGCGAATTCGCGACATAATCATTATTGATAACGAATGGAAGATCATCGACAGCCTCGACCCCGAGCTCTTACCGGTCGCTGAGGAGAATGGCGATGTCACGTATAAGCATTTACCCGAATTGACGTCGCTGCCGCCTTTAGTTGAGGATTCAAGGCTGAACGACGATCTGAAATATTTCCCAAACAAAAGATCGTCGGCCAACAAATTCGATGACGACGAGGCTCACGCGATCCCGATCGAGACCAGCAAAGGCCGATGGTATGTGATGGTCCTGATCAAGAACCATAAGAGCGAATCGGCGTGGCGAGCCGCCCAGCCTTTGGTTTATACGCTCGGAACGCTCGTGGTTTCGTCGCTGATCACATTCCTGCTCGTCTGGAGGTTTGCCCGTCCGATCGCAAATCTCTCAAACGCCGCCCGCGAGGTCGCCGAAGGAAATCTTAAGGTTCGCGTTCCGGACGCTCACCGTTACGACGAAATGGGGCGTCTCGCTCTAAACTTCAACGAAATGGCCGCTGAGCTCGAGAAAACACGAGAACTGCAAGCCCAACTCCAGCAGGCTGAAAAGAGCGCGGTCGTCGGACGGCTCGGCTCCGCGATCGCTCACGAGATCCGAAATCCGCTGAATTACATCAACCTGACGCTCGATCATTTGCGCTCGAAGTACGCTCCGGCCGATGAGGAAAAGAAGGCGACATTTGACAAGTTAACCTTACAGCTAAAGGGTGAGGTCGCACGTATCAATCAGCAGATATCAGATTTCCTAAACTATTCGCGGCCCGCAAAAGCGGACTTAAAACCGGTCGGTGCCCGCAAAGTGATCGAAGATTCGCTCCGTATCGCCGAGGCCGAGGCTGAAGAAAAGAACGTGACGATCGGTATCGTCGAGCACGAAAATGTACCGGAGATCATGGGCGATCCGGAATTTCTCCGATCGGTCTTTAACAACCTTTTCATCAACGCGATACAGTCAATGGAATCGACCGGCGGCCATCTCGGCATCAAAATATCACCCGACGAGAACGGCGAGTTTGTAAATTTCGAAATAACGGATACAGGCAACGGCATTTCACCCGAAAACCTCTCAAAGATATTCGAACCGTACTTCTCCACCAAAGAGACCGGAACGGGGTTAGGCCTCGCGATCGTACAGAAGATCGTCGAGACACATAATGGAAAGATCGAAGTGGAATCGGCCGTGGGTGCGGGTACGAAGTTTACGGTAAAATTACCGAAGGCAGATAATTAG
- the rnc gene encoding ribonuclease III produces the protein MSAKLAKLEHLIGHTFQDIKILERAVTHRSWAYENLPGASEEAVRAVENESMEFVGDSVLGLAIAEQLYQAHPKGSEGDLTLMKHHLVSTLTLGRLAENLSIGEFLRVGRGEEKTGGRKKQALLANTLEAVIAAIFLDGGYIPARAFIARLFADELKNASPRNSIDYKTKLQELLQGEKLAAPSYHVVKTDGPPHDRTFSVEAIWATGKARGTGNSIKSAEMMAASEALEMLRNARGKASTSE, from the coding sequence ATGTCAGCCAAACTCGCTAAGCTCGAACACCTGATCGGCCACACGTTTCAGGACATTAAGATCCTCGAGCGAGCCGTGACGCATCGCTCCTGGGCGTACGAGAATCTTCCGGGTGCTTCTGAGGAGGCCGTTCGGGCGGTTGAGAACGAATCGATGGAGTTTGTCGGCGATTCAGTGCTCGGGCTTGCGATTGCCGAACAGCTCTATCAGGCTCACCCGAAAGGCAGTGAAGGCGACCTGACTCTGATGAAGCATCATCTCGTGAGCACGCTGACGCTTGGCCGGCTTGCGGAAAATTTGAGCATCGGCGAATTCCTTCGCGTTGGCCGCGGCGAGGAGAAAACAGGTGGACGCAAGAAACAAGCTTTGCTCGCAAATACGCTGGAGGCCGTGATCGCGGCTATATTTCTCGACGGTGGGTACATACCTGCACGGGCATTTATCGCCAGGCTTTTTGCTGACGAATTGAAAAACGCTTCCCCGCGCAATTCGATCGATTACAAAACGAAGCTCCAGGAATTGCTTCAAGGGGAAAAGCTCGCGGCGCCGAGTTACCACGTCGTCAAAACAGACGGCCCGCCTCACGACCGCACCTTTTCGGTCGAGGCAATCTGGGCCACCGGCAAGGCACGCGGCACCGGAAATTCGATAAAATCAGCTGAAATGATGGCCGCATCCGAGGCTCTCGAAATGCTGAGAAACGCTCGGGGTAAAGCGTCGACTTCGGAATAA
- the lepB gene encoding signal peptidase I, with the protein MSNEETEPQTDEDQKPLGPPKSTAREYFESFAVTLVMAIFGMTFILQAVTVPTGSMQNTILVGDYLLVNKFIFTPGGGSLPFLPQREIERGDIIVFKYPGNKVRPEADRSRNLIPYQINYVKRVIGLPGETIEFRDNQVLINGKLLPEHRVIGDAEDSQSALETTEFEEGRSEDKYSVFYSKETMDAVKAGKKLTRQGYEFGVAGKPMVVPENSFFVMGDSRDNSEDSRYWGFVPRGLIIGRAMFVYWSCDRGASNGSMVGCITHPRLNRIGKFVK; encoded by the coding sequence ATGAGTAACGAAGAAACAGAGCCACAAACCGACGAAGACCAGAAGCCTCTCGGCCCGCCAAAATCGACCGCTCGCGAATATTTCGAATCATTTGCCGTCACGCTGGTTATGGCGATCTTTGGGATGACATTTATTTTGCAGGCGGTTACGGTTCCGACCGGGTCAATGCAGAATACGATCCTGGTCGGCGATTATCTGCTCGTAAACAAATTCATCTTCACACCAGGCGGCGGTTCGCTGCCGTTTCTGCCCCAGCGTGAGATCGAACGCGGCGACATCATCGTCTTCAAATATCCCGGCAATAAAGTTCGCCCCGAGGCGGATCGTTCAAGAAATCTGATCCCGTACCAGATCAATTATGTGAAGCGCGTGATCGGCCTGCCAGGAGAGACCATTGAGTTTCGTGATAATCAGGTTCTTATTAACGGTAAACTGCTGCCTGAGCACCGTGTCATAGGCGACGCTGAGGACAGCCAGTCAGCGCTCGAGACGACCGAGTTCGAGGAGGGCCGTTCAGAAGACAAGTACAGTGTCTTTTATTCAAAAGAGACGATGGACGCGGTAAAAGCTGGTAAGAAACTGACCCGTCAGGGCTATGAATTTGGCGTTGCCGGCAAACCTATGGTCGTTCCCGAAAACAGTTTTTTTGTCATGGGCGACAGCCGCGACAATAGCGAAGACAGCCGCTATTGGGGCTTTGTTCCCCGTGGCCTCATCATCGGCCGGGCAATGTTCGTCTACTGGTCCTGCGACCGCGGAGCGTCAAACGGCAGCATGGTCGGCTGCATCACGCACCCAAGGCTGAACCGGATCGGGAAATTTGTGAAGTAG
- a CDS encoding pseudouridine-5'-phosphate glycosidase: MLINLSQEVSSAIRNGEPVVALESTVIAHGLPYPQNVETAMKCEAAVRARGAIPATIAVFDGEFYVGLDEHQIERLATEKDIRKISRRDLPIAVAKKLNCATTVATTAYIAHKAGIRVFATGGIGGVHRGFEADISADLPELAQTPITVVCSGAKIVLDLPRTREWLETNGVTVLGWQCDEMPAFYSRTSGLAIDERVENGAEAAAVARARDEMKLQNSILVTVPVPIEFELDRENVEILLAEALKLADELRVGGKEITPFLLSQLSERSNGRTLAANIALLESNARVAGEIAKAL; encoded by the coding sequence ATGCTAATTAATCTAAGCCAGGAAGTCTCATCCGCCATTCGTAACGGCGAACCGGTTGTGGCGCTCGAATCGACCGTCATCGCCCACGGCCTGCCTTACCCACAGAATGTCGAGACGGCGATGAAGTGCGAGGCGGCGGTTCGTGCACGTGGTGCGATACCTGCAACGATCGCCGTTTTTGACGGCGAATTCTATGTCGGGCTCGACGAGCATCAGATCGAGCGTCTTGCAACCGAAAAAGATATACGAAAGATCTCACGCCGCGATCTGCCCATCGCCGTGGCAAAAAAGCTCAACTGTGCAACCACCGTTGCGACCACCGCTTACATCGCTCACAAAGCGGGAATTCGCGTTTTCGCGACCGGTGGCATTGGCGGCGTGCATCGTGGGTTTGAAGCGGACATCTCCGCCGATCTGCCGGAACTTGCTCAAACGCCGATCACCGTGGTGTGTTCCGGTGCAAAGATCGTCCTCGACCTGCCCAGAACGCGAGAATGGCTAGAGACCAACGGCGTCACGGTCCTCGGCTGGCAATGCGATGAAATGCCCGCATTCTACAGCCGCACCAGCGGCCTCGCGATCGATGAAAGGGTAGAAAACGGCGCTGAGGCAGCTGCGGTTGCCCGGGCTCGGGACGAGATGAAACTGCAGAATTCGATACTCGTTACGGTTCCTGTTCCCATCGAATTCGAACTCGACCGCGAAAATGTCGAAATTCTCCTTGCCGAAGCCCTAAAACTCGCCGACGAACTAAGGGTGGGCGGCAAAGAGATCACACCATTCCTCCTCAGCCAACTGTCGGAACGCAGCAACGGCCGCACGCTCGCAGCAAATATTGCGTTGCTCGAAAGTAATGCGAGAGTCGCCGGCGAGATCGCAAAGGCACTGTAG
- the ruvC gene encoding crossover junction endodeoxyribonuclease RuvC: MRVLGIDPGSETLGWGVVDGSGSKYALVDFGTVRSNPKQQFSKRLLNIYNGIADVLDKHSPDVLSVEDTFYAINVGVALKLGQVRGTMLLLAEQHGIEIAEYAPRLVKQTVVGYGNAEKHQVQEMVKLLLRMKTAPTPHDAADALAIAICHFHHAGLQDKLKQMKGGR, from the coding sequence ATGCGCGTTTTAGGAATTGATCCCGGTAGTGAAACGCTCGGTTGGGGCGTCGTTGACGGGAGCGGTTCAAAATACGCTCTAGTCGATTTCGGCACGGTCAGATCTAACCCGAAGCAGCAATTTTCTAAGCGTTTGCTGAATATTTATAACGGCATTGCCGACGTACTCGACAAACATTCGCCGGATGTTCTTTCGGTTGAAGATACGTTCTACGCGATAAACGTCGGGGTTGCACTTAAGCTAGGGCAGGTTCGCGGCACAATGCTGCTGCTAGCGGAGCAGCACGGCATCGAGATCGCCGAATACGCTCCGCGGCTCGTCAAACAAACCGTCGTCGGCTACGGCAACGCTGAGAAGCATCAGGTTCAAGAAATGGTAAAGCTCCTACTGCGAATGAAAACCGCCCCAACGCCCCACGACGCGGCGGACGCTCTCGCGATCGCTATTTGTCATTTTCACCACGCGGGGCTCCAGGATAAGTTGAAGCAAATGAAAGGCGGACGTTAG
- the fahA gene encoding fumarylacetoacetase: MYEINETHDPTLKSWVESANDPNTDFPIQNLPFCMFWRSAASEAPHLGIGIGDYIFDLKQAIVAGLLGSGFDPLAEEIELCDLSFLTEVYGTAILSDLRRSAFEVLRDDAEPEIIEDAKDCMVLMSKVDPELAFEIGDYTDFYCSIYHATNVGSMFRPDNPLLPNYKYVPIGYHGRASSIVISGTDIKRPHGQNRTDQEAPPVFIQCKSLDYEMEVGFFVGQGNDLGTSIPIGEAEKHIFGLCLVNDWSARDIQAWEYQPLGPFLAKNFATTISPFVVTMEALAPFRTPAFEREEGDPAPLDYLADKTNEKIGGIDINLEVFIQTEKMRAENIAPHMLSRSNMKDLYWTIAQMLTHHASNGCNLQTGDLIATGTISGKEKSERGSMLELSWRGTEPIELPSGETRRFLEDGDEIIMKGYCEREGFRRIGFGECRGRIVPSD, translated from the coding sequence ATGTACGAAATCAACGAAACCCACGACCCGACCCTCAAAAGCTGGGTCGAATCCGCTAACGATCCGAATACCGATTTTCCGATACAGAATTTGCCGTTCTGTATGTTTTGGCGCTCCGCGGCAAGCGAAGCTCCACACTTGGGCATCGGTATAGGCGATTATATCTTTGACCTTAAACAAGCGATCGTTGCGGGACTTCTCGGTAGCGGATTCGATCCGTTAGCCGAAGAGATCGAGCTTTGCGACCTTTCCTTCCTAACAGAGGTTTATGGCACAGCGATCCTGTCGGACCTGAGACGGTCGGCGTTCGAAGTCCTTCGCGACGACGCTGAGCCCGAGATCATCGAAGACGCGAAAGACTGCATGGTGCTGATGAGCAAGGTGGACCCCGAACTCGCATTTGAGATCGGCGACTACACCGATTTCTACTGCTCGATCTATCACGCGACGAATGTGGGGTCGATGTTTCGGCCGGATAATCCTTTGCTGCCGAATTATAAATATGTGCCGATCGGGTATCACGGCCGGGCTTCGTCGATCGTGATCTCGGGGACGGACATCAAGCGGCCGCATGGGCAGAATCGGACCGATCAGGAAGCTCCGCCGGTGTTTATTCAGTGCAAGAGTCTCGATTACGAGATGGAGGTCGGGTTTTTTGTCGGGCAGGGGAATGATCTCGGCACGTCGATCCCGATTGGCGAGGCGGAGAAACATATCTTTGGGCTGTGCCTCGTCAACGACTGGTCCGCCCGCGACATTCAGGCGTGGGAATACCAGCCGTTAGGGCCGTTTCTAGCAAAGAATTTCGCTACAACTATCTCGCCGTTCGTCGTCACGATGGAGGCCCTCGCACCGTTCCGCACCCCCGCATTCGAACGCGAAGAAGGCGATCCCGCACCGCTCGATTACCTTGCGGACAAAACAAACGAGAAAATCGGCGGCATCGACATCAATCTCGAGGTCTTTATCCAGACCGAGAAGATGCGTGCGGAAAACATCGCTCCGCACATGCTATCGCGTTCGAATATGAAGGACCTCTACTGGACCATCGCCCAGATGCTCACGCACCACGCGTCGAACGGCTGCAACCTCCAAACCGGCGACCTCATCGCGACCGGCACGATCTCCGGTAAAGAAAAGTCCGAACGCGGCTCAATGCTCGAACTAAGCTGGCGAGGCACCGAGCCTATTGAGCTGCCGTCGGGCGAGACCCGTCGATTTCTCGAAGACGGCGACGAGATCATCATGAAAGGCTACTGCGAACGCGAAGGCTTTCGCCGGATCGGCTTCGGCGAATGTCGCGGGCGGATCGTGCCTTCGGACTAA
- the fdhD gene encoding formate dehydrogenase accessory sulfurtransferase FdhD produces MKPASAYSEVSVRRFASDGDSSESGDVLAVEEPLEIRLGFPDAPHKAVSITMRTPGDDGELAAGFLFTEGIIISPEQIKQIRHCGLKIGSNKGTLDRASALNSNTIRVDLRDVLDLDLKRLERNFYTTSSCGVCGKASIEALATGVKQITNDLKVAGGLVHSLPQKLREAQSVFETTGGLHASALFTMTGELDIVREDVGRHNALDKVIGAKFLAGELPLSNRILLVSGRASFELVQKALMAGVPILAAVGAPSSLAVELATEYGMTLIGFVRDGRFNIYCGSERISTP; encoded by the coding sequence GTGAAACCAGCATCAGCTTATTCGGAAGTTTCGGTACGTCGCTTCGCTTCGGACGGGGATAGCTCTGAATCTGGTGACGTTCTAGCGGTCGAAGAACCTTTGGAAATTCGCCTCGGTTTTCCCGACGCCCCCCACAAGGCCGTTTCGATAACGATGCGAACGCCTGGCGACGATGGCGAGCTTGCCGCCGGTTTTCTATTCACCGAAGGCATCATTATTTCACCGGAGCAGATCAAACAGATCCGCCACTGCGGCCTCAAGATCGGATCGAACAAAGGCACACTTGACCGTGCATCTGCACTCAACTCAAACACCATTCGTGTCGACCTGCGTGACGTTCTCGACCTTGATCTCAAACGCCTCGAACGCAACTTCTACACAACCTCGAGCTGCGGCGTTTGCGGCAAAGCGTCCATCGAAGCCCTCGCGACGGGTGTCAAACAAATCACGAACGACCTTAAGGTAGCTGGCGGCTTAGTTCATTCACTTCCGCAGAAACTCCGCGAAGCTCAATCAGTTTTCGAAACGACCGGTGGACTCCACGCTTCGGCCTTATTTACCATGACGGGCGAATTGGATATTGTTCGCGAAGACGTCGGACGTCACAATGCTCTGGACAAGGTTATCGGGGCAAAATTCCTGGCAGGGGAATTGCCGTTATCGAACCGTATCCTTCTTGTTAGCGGCCGGGCGAGTTTCGAGCTGGTGCAAAAGGCGTTGATGGCGGGAGTCCCGATCCTTGCTGCGGTTGGTGCTCCGTCGAGCCTGGCCGTTGAACTTGCGACTGAATATGGCATGACACTTATTGGTTTTGTCCGCGACGGCCGGTTCAATATATACTGCGGCAGCGAGCGAATCAGCACTCCTTAG
- a CDS encoding FdhF/YdeP family oxidoreductase: protein MSEKSPKLKVTPPPDTSAGIHAVTNALKHVFGKMGLVRGARGLMKLNQKGGIDCQSCAWPDPDRRTINEFCENGAKALADEGMTQHIGREFFAEHSVKQLSDQTDFWLGQQGRLTEPLVLREGSEHYVPITWDDAFQMIAGELNSLDSPDEAIFYTSGRTSNEAAFLYQLFVRQFGTNNLPDCSNMCHESTSVALSESIGLGKATIRLEDFTKTDLVIIIGQNPGTNAPRMLSSLRSAKLAGAKMIAINPLKEVGLTAFVDPNPQHYGNLLAGPLTLLANKATPLADLHLPVRIGGDMAVLKGVMKSLLERERRAPGTIFDRSFIAAKTDGYDDLIAELDATSWDDVLASSGLSREQIDEAAAMIAASQAFITCWAMGVTQHEEAVATIQDIVNLHLLRGAIGRPGAGLCPVRGHSNVQGDRTMGIWEKMNPIFRDNLEREFGFTAPSRDGLNTVESIAAMRDGRAKVFFAMGGNFVAASPDTEVVAAALQNCRLTVQVITKLNRTALTPGKTSLILPCLGRTEIDRQAGGEQFVSTESTMLNVQMSKGIFEPGSEHLRSEPWIVCQLAKAVLGKRSTVDWDAMRGDYDQIRDAISRVVPGCENYNELIRVPGGFYMPNPPNDGRFPTPTGKARFGVSTLRSFELPPGKLILTTLRSHDQFNTTIYGLDDRYRGIDGDRHVVFMNRDDINDRGLADGRSVDITSHFDGCERHVFGFTVVEYEIPRGCAAAYFPEANPLIPLGSFAKRSFTPTSKSVVISIQPSHLPGQSETA from the coding sequence ATGAGCGAAAAGTCCCCAAAACTGAAAGTCACCCCTCCGCCTGATACGTCGGCGGGTATTCACGCGGTCACCAATGCTCTAAAGCACGTATTCGGCAAGATGGGTTTGGTCCGCGGTGCGCGTGGCCTGATGAAGCTGAACCAGAAGGGCGGTATTGACTGCCAGTCGTGTGCCTGGCCCGATCCTGATCGGCGAACGATCAACGAATTTTGTGAAAATGGAGCCAAGGCCCTTGCCGACGAAGGCATGACGCAGCACATTGGCCGTGAGTTTTTTGCCGAGCATTCCGTGAAGCAGCTTTCTGACCAGACCGACTTTTGGCTCGGGCAGCAAGGGAGATTAACTGAACCGCTTGTGCTTCGAGAGGGAAGCGAGCATTACGTTCCCATTACGTGGGATGACGCGTTTCAGATGATCGCGGGTGAGCTTAATTCGCTTGATTCACCTGACGAAGCGATCTTTTACACATCGGGCCGTACTTCGAACGAGGCGGCATTCCTGTATCAGCTTTTTGTGCGTCAATTTGGGACGAATAATCTTCCCGATTGCTCCAACATGTGCCACGAATCGACCAGCGTGGCCCTCTCCGAATCGATCGGCCTTGGCAAGGCGACGATCAGGCTCGAAGATTTCACAAAAACCGATCTGGTCATCATCATCGGCCAGAATCCGGGCACTAACGCCCCGCGAATGCTCTCCAGCCTGCGTTCGGCAAAGCTCGCTGGAGCAAAAATGATTGCGATCAATCCGCTTAAGGAAGTCGGGCTGACCGCCTTCGTCGATCCGAATCCTCAGCATTACGGTAATCTACTCGCCGGCCCTCTTACACTTCTTGCGAACAAAGCGACACCATTGGCCGATCTCCATTTGCCCGTTCGCATCGGCGGAGATATGGCAGTCCTGAAAGGGGTCATGAAATCGCTGCTCGAACGTGAACGCAGAGCTCCCGGCACAATATTCGACAGAAGTTTTATAGCGGCCAAGACCGACGGATACGACGATCTGATAGCAGAACTCGATGCCACATCTTGGGACGATGTTTTAGCGTCGAGCGGCCTCTCGCGAGAGCAGATCGACGAAGCGGCAGCGATGATCGCGGCATCACAGGCATTCATCACGTGCTGGGCAATGGGCGTTACGCAGCATGAGGAAGCGGTCGCGACGATCCAGGATATTGTCAATTTACATCTGCTTCGCGGGGCGATCGGCCGGCCCGGAGCGGGGCTGTGCCCTGTACGCGGGCATTCGAACGTGCAGGGCGACCGGACGATGGGCATCTGGGAAAAGATGAACCCAATATTCCGTGATAACCTCGAACGCGAATTCGGTTTTACGGCACCCTCGCGAGATGGACTCAATACGGTTGAATCGATCGCCGCGATGCGAGACGGCCGGGCGAAGGTGTTCTTCGCGATGGGCGGCAATTTTGTAGCGGCATCACCTGACACGGAAGTGGTCGCGGCCGCCCTACAAAACTGTCGCCTTACCGTTCAGGTGATCACAAAACTCAACCGCACTGCACTCACTCCGGGCAAGACATCCTTGATACTCCCATGCCTCGGCCGTACCGAGATCGACCGTCAGGCGGGCGGTGAACAGTTTGTTTCGACCGAGAGTACGATGCTCAATGTACAGATGTCGAAGGGCATTTTCGAGCCCGGTTCAGAACATCTGCGAAGCGAACCCTGGATCGTTTGCCAGCTTGCAAAAGCTGTCCTCGGTAAACGGAGTACGGTCGATTGGGATGCAATGCGCGGCGATTATGACCAGATCCGTGACGCGATATCGCGTGTCGTTCCGGGCTGTGAGAATTACAACGAGCTCATTCGCGTTCCGGGCGGCTTCTACATGCCGAATCCACCAAACGACGGAAGGTTTCCAACCCCGACCGGGAAAGCCAGGTTCGGAGTGAGCACTCTGCGCAGTTTCGAGCTGCCGCCTGGTAAATTGATCCTGACGACGCTCCGGTCGCACGACCAGTTCAACACGACGATCTATGGCCTTGACGATCGCTATCGCGGGATCGACGGCGATAGGCACGTTGTTTTTATGAACCGCGATGACATCAATGATCGTGGCCTCGCGGATGGCCGATCCGTCGATATTACGAGTCATTTCGACGGCTGCGAGCGGCACGTTTTCGGATTTACGGTCGTGGAATACGAGATCCCGCGAGGCTGTGCCGCGGCTTATTTCCCTGAGGCAAATCCATTGATCCCGCTCGGCAGCTTTGCGAAACGGAGTTTCACTCCGACCTCTAAATCCGTTGTTATTTCGATCCAGCCGTCTCACTTACCGGGACAAAGTGAGACGGCCTAA
- a CDS encoding molybdenum cofactor guanylyltransferase has translation MSSIFDAFILIGGISSRFGSNKAFAAFDGKTLASRAAEMVERTASPKTVRFVVRSEEQFDAERLLSLGRGVVADLKPGFGAWSGLHTALAYSSTVWTFVLACDLPYASGDLINKLAGLTDDAVDAVVPRQPDGRLQPLCAFYRRDVVLKEVERQLADAGRLPRLAGITSALNTRILEEAEYSELPGSELFFVNINSISDLPATIAPN, from the coding sequence ATGAGTTCAATATTCGATGCATTCATTCTGATCGGCGGCATATCCAGCCGGTTCGGCTCCAACAAAGCGTTCGCGGCGTTCGACGGCAAAACGCTGGCTAGCCGAGCGGCTGAAATGGTTGAACGAACCGCTTCGCCGAAGACGGTCCGCTTCGTCGTCAGATCGGAGGAGCAATTCGATGCTGAACGGCTCCTCAGCCTCGGCCGCGGCGTGGTTGCCGATCTCAAGCCCGGTTTTGGAGCCTGGAGCGGCCTGCACACGGCGCTCGCTTATTCGTCGACCGTGTGGACGTTCGTGCTGGCGTGCGACCTGCCGTATGCTTCGGGCGACTTGATAAACAAACTCGCTGGGCTGACCGACGACGCGGTCGACGCGGTCGTCCCGCGACAGCCGGATGGTCGTTTGCAGCCGCTGTGCGCGTTCTATCGACGCGATGTAGTGCTGAAGGAAGTTGAGCGACAACTCGCCGATGCAGGCAGACTGCCGCGATTGGCTGGTATTACTTCGGCCTTAAACACGCGGATACTGGAGGAAGCTGAATATAGCGAACTGCCCGGAAGTGAGTTATTTTTCGTGAACATTAACTCCATCAGCGATCTGCCGGCAACTATTGCTCCGAACTGA
- a CDS encoding PqqD family protein, producing MIQTLPGETLVYDLNSHKAHCLNETSSFIWENCSGELSIHQILEAFEARFGKSAGRELIELALTQLHERELLRNGSFKISEMPTRRQVIKRIGLASAVAIPIIVSLTAPHNALAIAANCACTSPLQCRNQGCPSTTNCNAQGVCAP from the coding sequence GTGATACAGACGCTCCCGGGAGAAACTCTCGTTTACGATCTGAATTCTCACAAAGCCCATTGTCTCAACGAAACTTCGTCGTTCATCTGGGAAAACTGCAGCGGTGAACTCTCGATCCATCAGATACTTGAGGCTTTCGAAGCTCGCTTTGGAAAGTCGGCCGGGCGTGAGCTTATCGAGCTGGCTCTGACGCAACTGCACGAAAGGGAACTCTTAAGGAACGGGTCTTTCAAGATTTCGGAGATGCCCACCCGTCGACAGGTCATAAAACGTATCGGACTCGCTTCGGCAGTTGCGATCCCGATCATTGTCTCGTTAACCGCGCCGCACAACGCCTTAGCCATCGCGGCCAATTGTGCATGCACGAGCCCACTTCAGTGTCGTAATCAGGGCTGTCCGAGCACAACAAATTGTAATGCTCAAGGGGTTTGTGCTCCGTAA